One genomic window of Corynebacterium massiliense DSM 45435 includes the following:
- a CDS encoding HNH endonuclease signature motif containing protein: MNDAADLLSRLARLGIAVAELAFRHGLDATAGLDAATTRSYTAIGRSLFGPCSEPKIRAQVLEHAAEFPITRLQVIHKAARQLHRDANITRWQLWLELAQRHELTIDQLREYARNRVRELNRKTGTTPTRSLVIGRDIDATGRRTALLKLPAAEMAQLEKKIRRMTAKRGTVPEDIAMGNAIWTLLKGTAHTSRAQDKTPEPTFLVKAEDLVGNGNGELVATDGTIIDTQSYLNSQLGRYGWAMIYDHNAQPVNLHRLERFANTKQRAMLAIDQGECAWPGCRRKAIYAKAHHIHAWHHGGKTNLNNLVALCGPHNARNDDNPNSPPRNGRIGKDPDGHPCWHPPDGGPPQYNDGIHTQKSGRTWAKSESVDSRRDE, encoded by the coding sequence GTGAATGACGCAGCAGACCTACTGTCCCGCCTGGCCCGGCTCGGAATCGCCGTCGCCGAACTGGCCTTTCGCCACGGCCTTGACGCCACCGCGGGTCTTGATGCTGCCACCACCCGGTCCTACACAGCCATAGGCCGCAGCCTGTTCGGACCGTGCTCCGAACCGAAAATACGCGCCCAAGTCTTAGAGCACGCCGCCGAGTTTCCCATTACCCGTTTGCAGGTGATCCACAAAGCCGCCCGCCAACTCCACCGCGACGCCAACATCACCCGCTGGCAACTATGGCTAGAACTCGCCCAACGCCACGAACTGACCATCGACCAGCTGCGCGAATACGCCCGCAACCGCGTACGCGAACTCAACCGCAAAACCGGCACCACCCCCACACGCAGCCTAGTTATCGGCCGCGACATCGACGCCACCGGCAGACGAACCGCCCTACTGAAACTACCCGCCGCCGAAATGGCCCAGCTAGAAAAGAAGATCCGCCGCATGACCGCCAAACGCGGCACCGTGCCAGAAGACATCGCCATGGGCAACGCCATCTGGACACTACTGAAAGGCACCGCACACACAAGCCGCGCCCAAGATAAGACCCCGGAGCCGACGTTTCTGGTCAAAGCCGAAGACCTAGTCGGCAACGGCAACGGCGAACTCGTCGCCACCGACGGCACGATCATCGACACCCAGTCCTACCTAAATAGCCAGCTCGGCCGATACGGGTGGGCAATGATCTACGACCACAACGCCCAACCAGTCAACCTCCACCGCCTCGAACGCTTCGCCAACACCAAACAGCGCGCGATGCTGGCCATCGACCAAGGCGAATGCGCCTGGCCCGGCTGCCGCAGAAAAGCCATCTACGCCAAAGCCCACCACATACACGCCTGGCACCACGGCGGAAAAACCAACCTCAACAACCTCGTCGCTCTCTGCGGGCCGCACAACGCCAGAAACGACGACAACCCCAACAGCCCACCCAGAAACGGCCGAATAGGAAAAGACCCCGACGGCCACCCATGCTGGCACCCACCTGACGGCGGACCACCGCAATACAACGACGGGATCCACACCCAAAAATCAGGAAGAACGTGGGCTAAGTCAGAGAGCGTAGATTCCCGTCGCGACGAGTAA